Proteins encoded by one window of Enterococcus saccharolyticus subsp. saccharolyticus:
- a CDS encoding ABC transporter ATP-binding protein, producing the protein MTKVVNVQRVQKKFGKFQALTDVSFSVDAGEVVGFIGPNGAGKSTTIRILLGIINRQAGEAQIFGKDVWKDSLEIHKRISYVPGDVALWGSLTGGEIIDLFMKLHGGGDKQKRDELIRRFELDPKKKAKSYSKGNRQKVGLIAALAVHSDLYIFDEPTSGLDPLMEAVFQDEVEQLKQAGKAILLSSHILSEVERLADKVVIIRQGKVVETGTLNELRHLTRSTITLETSDELTDLANITGVHDFQQQDARTAVFSADNQCINDILVAATKLGVKKFESVPPTLEDLFMRHYEG; encoded by the coding sequence ATGACAAAAGTAGTCAATGTTCAACGTGTTCAAAAGAAATTTGGGAAATTTCAAGCATTAACAGATGTATCGTTTTCAGTCGATGCTGGTGAAGTAGTGGGGTTTATAGGCCCAAATGGAGCGGGAAAATCCACGACAATTCGAATTTTATTAGGCATTATTAATCGCCAAGCAGGTGAGGCACAAATTTTTGGCAAAGATGTTTGGAAAGATAGTTTAGAAATTCATAAACGTATTTCGTATGTACCTGGTGATGTTGCTTTATGGGGAAGTCTAACCGGTGGCGAAATCATTGATTTATTTATGAAACTACATGGTGGTGGCGATAAGCAAAAACGAGATGAATTGATTCGCCGTTTTGAATTAGATCCCAAGAAAAAGGCAAAAAGTTATTCAAAAGGGAATAGACAAAAAGTTGGTCTAATTGCAGCGTTAGCCGTACATTCTGATTTATATATTTTTGATGAGCCGACATCAGGATTGGACCCATTAATGGAAGCTGTCTTTCAAGATGAAGTGGAGCAACTAAAACAGGCAGGAAAAGCGATTTTGTTATCATCGCATATTTTAAGTGAAGTGGAGCGTTTGGCGGATAAAGTGGTGATTATTCGGCAAGGAAAAGTCGTAGAAACCGGAACGCTAAATGAATTACGTCATCTGACTCGTTCAACAATTACGTTAGAAACAAGCGATGAACTGACTGACTTAGCAAACATAACTGGGGTTCATGATTTCCAACAACAAGATGCACGTACAGCTGTTTTTTCAGCAGACAATCAATGTATCAATGATATTTTAGTTGCAGCAACGAAATTGGGCGTGAAGAAATTTGAATCTGTTCCTCCAACGCTTGAAGATTTATTTATGCGTCATTATGAAGGGTAG
- a CDS encoding ABC transporter permease has translation MNEKFARSGVLFLQYIKRDWKKIGFWVIGLGIFCGSFVPAFEEISKGQGLAGMYETLKNPAMISMVGPTAAKTASDYTLGAMYAHTMLLFCALFAMILTALHVVSHTRKEEELGLTELVRSFQVGRQANSLAVVFEIIVINGLLASVISGMMGAFQVATIDWQGAILFGVSIGGAGILGGLIALVLAQLMPNSSGATGATLGIIGLLYILRAGTDVANDGLSNWNPLGWTYLTYPFTENNWFYLYWLLFGAMVLFLVAFLLENYRDMGVGYLPEREGRAHAKDSLLSIHGFLLRLNRGVMLGWFVGFLTMGVAYGSIYGDMQAFLDSNELMKQMFTQTGTSIEASFTSTIVVVLVMLVAILPIAIINKLFSEETHLRFSQLYVTQVTRAKLFATTVLLAMIASAIGIFLAVGALGGSALYVMNDTSSLNFADFLMAGFNLYPAVCFFIGLAACFLGWFPKFGMFSYIYLSYAFLLDYFGGILDLPEWFAKTGIFKWLPKLPVETFDVGIFASLLGISLLLVLFGFYGYKRRDLLEGA, from the coding sequence ATGAATGAAAAATTTGCACGTAGTGGCGTCTTATTTCTTCAATATATCAAGCGAGACTGGAAAAAAATCGGCTTTTGGGTTATTGGTTTGGGTATTTTTTGTGGTAGTTTTGTGCCCGCTTTTGAAGAAATTTCAAAAGGACAGGGCTTAGCTGGGATGTATGAAACACTGAAAAATCCTGCAATGATTTCAATGGTCGGGCCTACTGCTGCTAAAACTGCTAGCGATTATACACTGGGGGCGATGTATGCTCACACGATGCTTTTGTTTTGTGCTTTATTTGCAATGATTCTGACCGCACTACATGTTGTTAGTCATACCCGCAAGGAAGAAGAGTTAGGTCTGACTGAATTAGTGCGCTCGTTTCAAGTCGGACGACAAGCTAATTCGCTAGCTGTTGTCTTTGAAATTATTGTGATAAATGGTTTGCTAGCAAGTGTCATTAGTGGTATGATGGGCGCTTTTCAGGTTGCCACAATTGATTGGCAAGGAGCTATTTTATTTGGAGTATCCATTGGTGGTGCAGGTATTTTAGGCGGATTGATTGCTTTGGTATTGGCACAATTGATGCCCAATTCATCAGGTGCAACAGGTGCGACATTAGGTATTATTGGTTTACTTTATATTCTTCGTGCCGGCACAGATGTTGCAAATGACGGTCTATCCAATTGGAATCCTTTAGGTTGGACGTATTTAACCTATCCTTTTACTGAAAATAATTGGTTTTATCTCTATTGGTTGTTGTTTGGTGCAATGGTGTTATTCTTAGTTGCTTTTTTATTAGAAAATTATCGAGATATGGGTGTCGGGTATTTACCAGAACGCGAAGGGCGCGCACACGCAAAAGATTCATTACTCTCTATTCATGGCTTTTTACTACGTCTTAATCGTGGTGTAATGCTTGGTTGGTTTGTCGGTTTTCTGACGATGGGTGTTGCTTATGGTTCGATTTATGGGGATATGCAAGCTTTTTTAGATAGTAATGAGTTGATGAAACAAATGTTTACCCAAACAGGTACTTCTATTGAAGCTTCATTTACAAGCACTATTGTCGTCGTTTTAGTAATGTTAGTTGCAATCTTGCCGATAGCAATCATCAATAAATTGTTTTCAGAAGAAACACATTTACGTTTTAGTCAACTCTATGTAACGCAAGTGACAAGGGCAAAATTGTTTGCAACCACAGTGCTATTAGCGATGATTGCAAGTGCGATTGGCATTTTCTTAGCGGTTGGTGCATTGGGAGGCAGTGCCCTATACGTGATGAATGATACTTCAAGCTTAAATTTTGCTGATTTTCTAATGGCAGGTTTTAATTTGTATCCAGCTGTTTGCTTTTTCATTGGTTTGGCAGCCTGTTTCTTAGGATGGTTCCCTAAATTTGGAATGTTCAGTTACATTTATTTAAGCTATGCTTTTCTGTTGGATTATTTTGGTGGCATTCTTGATTTGCCCGAATGGTTTGCGAAAACGGGCATATTTAAATGGTTGCCTAAATTACCAGTGGAAACTTTTGATGTCGGTATTTTTGCCAGTTTGTTGGGGATTAGTTTGCTATTGGTGCTATTTGGTTTTTATGGGTACAAACGCCGCGATTTATTGGAAGGTGCTTAA
- a CDS encoding universal stress protein, translated as MHKHILVAIDGSAMEGKVIANAVEEAKLKQASLTVVRILDTPSYLLNSPRLMKMMEGTRKYLIEELANIKQDIAQTLPEENLSVIVSYGNPKQQIIAFAKEPERAIDLIVIGATGESEETLAGSTTTYLINRAPCDVLVVR; from the coding sequence GTGCATAAACATATATTAGTGGCCATTGATGGATCAGCGATGGAAGGAAAAGTCATTGCTAATGCTGTGGAAGAAGCGAAACTAAAACAAGCCAGCTTAACCGTTGTACGTATTCTAGATACACCTAGCTATTTATTGAATTCTCCACGTTTGATGAAGATGATGGAAGGAACAAGAAAATATTTAATCGAAGAGCTAGCGAATATCAAACAAGACATTGCTCAAACGCTACCAGAAGAAAATTTATCAGTCATTGTTTCTTATGGCAATCCGAAACAACAAATTATTGCTTTTGCCAAAGAACCAGAACGTGCCATTGATTTGATTGTCATTGGTGCAACTGGCGAATCAGAAGAGACCTTAGCTGGTTCGACGACCACTTATTTAATCAATCGAGCACCATGCGATGTGTTAGTGGTGCGTTAA
- a CDS encoding helix-turn-helix domain-containing protein → MMYGISSTAWLKQNILFALEEETQFISSRELTQIVGDYSQSTIKKICRELQEEIEQTYPTDISTLIIDQRNGIKLTRQSSINYQKLLASIFSAELGYELLQQLLLKRSISTVAFCNSHYISESQLRRKIKDINASLKKHNIHITLSNDITISGEEYKLRSFFFVFLFTVHRQFSFISWAKNKSTVIQLSEQIASQLAIEADSRTIEIIALWVFITISAMKYGWTLTYTEQEQQILESFTMPKRPAFLTDWKDEDWQLFVMAIYSSDIIDFHLQVNLASLEQVLPLQDAEIWIELFEEKFLPLTDIQQEFVYKKFVKQLLANYFFEPDENSLNNFTKRYSEELKTLYPILFDKYNSLWKTFLQKTSETSYEYFQIESLLLCFYLVPRKIFFPRIKIFIRSDLTFLYTKHIEFRVSTRFCDQYFIEFTTDIHQADIILSTAALKEMDDYVSNFNNLVPIILINSKISENDFAKIEDALIQLTSTLLIETKKTAI, encoded by the coding sequence ATGATGTACGGAATTTCTTCAACTGCTTGGTTGAAACAAAACATTTTATTTGCTTTAGAAGAAGAAACACAATTCATCTCCAGTCGTGAACTAACACAAATTGTCGGCGACTATAGTCAATCAACTATTAAAAAAATTTGTCGTGAGTTACAAGAAGAAATTGAGCAAACTTATCCTACTGATATCTCTACATTAATTATTGACCAACGCAATGGGATTAAATTAACCCGACAATCAAGTATCAATTACCAGAAATTACTTGCATCGATTTTTTCAGCCGAATTAGGTTACGAATTACTACAACAATTATTACTGAAACGTTCTATTTCTACTGTCGCTTTTTGTAATAGCCATTACATTAGCGAATCACAATTACGTCGAAAAATAAAAGATATTAATGCATCACTAAAAAAACACAACATTCACATTACTCTATCAAATGATATTACCATTAGCGGTGAAGAGTATAAATTACGCTCTTTCTTTTTTGTCTTTTTATTTACCGTTCATCGTCAGTTTTCTTTTATTTCATGGGCAAAAAATAAATCCACAGTGATTCAATTATCCGAACAAATTGCTTCTCAGTTAGCAATTGAAGCTGATAGTCGAACAATCGAGATCATCGCACTTTGGGTATTTATTACCATTTCAGCCATGAAATACGGTTGGACACTGACTTATACTGAGCAGGAACAACAAATTTTAGAAAGTTTTACAATGCCCAAACGTCCCGCTTTTTTAACAGATTGGAAAGATGAAGACTGGCAATTATTCGTCATGGCCATTTATAGTTCAGATATTATTGATTTTCATTTACAAGTAAATTTAGCTTCTCTGGAACAAGTTCTCCCTTTGCAAGATGCGGAAATTTGGATTGAACTCTTTGAAGAAAAATTTTTACCTTTGACAGATATTCAACAAGAGTTCGTCTATAAAAAATTTGTCAAACAATTATTAGCAAACTACTTTTTTGAACCTGATGAAAATAGTTTAAATAATTTTACCAAACGGTACAGCGAAGAATTAAAAACACTCTATCCCATCTTATTTGATAAATATAATAGTTTATGGAAAACTTTTTTACAAAAAACATCCGAAACATCGTATGAGTATTTTCAAATTGAAAGTTTATTGTTATGTTTTTATCTCGTTCCTCGAAAAATTTTCTTTCCGAGAATCAAGATTTTTATTCGTTCAGATTTAACATTTTTATATACCAAACACATTGAATTTCGTGTTTCTACTCGCTTTTGCGACCAATATTTCATTGAATTTACTACAGATATTCATCAAGCAGATATCATTTTAAGTACAGCTGCTTTAAAGGAAATGGATGATTATGTGTCAAATTTCAACAATTTAGTTCCAATTATTTTAATTAACTCCAAAATTTCAGAAAATGATTTTGCTAAAATTGAAGATGCACTTATTCAACTCACATCTACTTTATTAATAGAAACAAAAAAGACTGCGATATAA
- the amaP gene encoding alkaline shock response membrane anchor protein AmaP encodes MNKIWKWLIGIFLLLTLSIFVFVMIENQTVTYLPFSLLSMYDYPFIGGIIPYFLFWGSVICSIILLVLLVMVIFYPSTKHSITLEDEHGKLTIQKKAIEHFVLQIVRKEPFLENPSVKVVMRKKNIKVKIQGKMRKVIAVPQQQRLLIEEVTAELRQLLGTSDKLTTQVVLEDYQETKKNNDSRRVE; translated from the coding sequence ATGAATAAGATATGGAAGTGGCTGATAGGAATTTTTTTGCTCTTGACACTTAGTATTTTTGTTTTCGTGATGATTGAAAATCAAACCGTAACGTATCTCCCGTTTAGTTTGCTTTCTATGTATGATTATCCATTTATTGGTGGTATCATCCCTTACTTTTTATTCTGGGGTAGCGTGATTTGTTCAATCATTCTTCTGGTATTGCTCGTCATGGTAATTTTTTATCCAAGCACGAAGCATTCCATTACTTTAGAAGATGAACATGGCAAATTAACCATTCAGAAAAAGGCAATTGAACATTTTGTCTTACAAATTGTTCGTAAAGAACCTTTTCTTGAAAACCCCTCAGTCAAGGTAGTCATGCGTAAAAAGAATATTAAAGTGAAAATTCAGGGGAAAATGCGGAAAGTGATTGCTGTTCCACAGCAACAACGCTTATTGATTGAAGAAGTCACTGCTGAATTAAGGCAATTGTTAGGTACCTCAGACAAATTGACTACACAAGTTGTTTTAGAAGACTATCAAGAAACGAAAAAAAACAACGATTCTCGTCGTGTAGAGTAA
- a CDS encoding DUF2273 domain-containing protein, protein MNRLFQQYQYPIIGGLAGLILAILLITVGFFKTILVIFLTVLGAYIGFYLNSIGFFDSFKRPKI, encoded by the coding sequence ATGAACAGACTATTTCAACAATACCAATATCCGATAATAGGTGGATTGGCGGGTTTGATCTTGGCGATTCTTCTCATTACAGTCGGATTTTTCAAGACGATATTGGTTATCTTTTTAACAGTTTTAGGTGCGTATATAGGTTTTTATCTGAATTCGATTGGTTTTTTCGATTCATTTAAACGACCTAAAATATAA